The following proteins come from a genomic window of Deltaproteobacteria bacterium IMCC39524:
- a CDS encoding RluA family pseudouridine synthase, with protein MPEPRCFQVSPDDVSVRLDRFLDDNLPEVTRSQIKRLIDEGAVTLDGATSKAGIKLRGGEEIRVVLPEPVATAAQAEAIPLAVLYEDSALIVVNKPAHFVVHPAPGHQSGTLVNALLHHCQDLSGVGGELRPGIVHRLDKDTSGVMVATKDDQTHQHLASQFKDHTIQRRYRALVHGVVAANKGSIDQAIGRHPVHRKKMSTDARISRTAVTHWKVLRRYEEDRLTLVDLLLETGRTHQIRVHLTGMGSPVVGDPLYGGASRAKSISDTVLRKMIVHLERQFLHAWQLGFAHPDGRAMLFQAALPKELQEILSYLEEKYHYEPAALAIEACAGPVETAY; from the coding sequence ATGCCTGAACCCCGCTGCTTTCAGGTCAGCCCCGATGATGTTTCGGTGCGCCTGGATCGTTTCCTGGATGACAACCTGCCGGAGGTTACCCGCTCGCAGATCAAGCGTCTTATCGATGAGGGTGCTGTCACTCTGGATGGGGCCACGAGTAAGGCAGGCATCAAGTTGCGGGGGGGCGAAGAGATTCGCGTGGTTTTGCCTGAACCTGTTGCGACAGCAGCTCAGGCCGAAGCTATTCCATTGGCGGTTCTTTACGAGGACTCCGCCCTGATCGTTGTTAATAAACCGGCTCATTTTGTGGTGCACCCGGCACCGGGCCACCAGAGCGGCACGTTGGTCAATGCTTTGCTGCATCACTGCCAGGATCTCTCTGGTGTTGGTGGGGAGTTGCGGCCCGGCATCGTTCATCGTCTCGACAAGGACACCTCCGGTGTGATGGTCGCCACCAAGGATGACCAAACCCACCAACATCTGGCCAGCCAGTTCAAAGACCATACGATTCAACGGCGCTATCGGGCCTTGGTCCATGGTGTGGTGGCAGCAAATAAGGGCAGTATTGACCAGGCGATTGGCAGGCATCCGGTGCATCGTAAGAAGATGTCTACCGATGCCCGTATCAGTCGTACTGCTGTGACGCACTGGAAAGTTTTGCGTCGCTATGAGGAGGATCGCCTGACACTTGTCGATCTGCTGCTGGAGACGGGCCGAACCCACCAGATTCGGGTCCACCTGACCGGGATGGGCTCTCCGGTTGTCGGCGACCCCCTCTACGGCGGAGCCAGTCGCGCCAAGTCAATCAGCGACACTGTGCTACGGAAAATGATCGTCCATCTGGAACGGCAGTTCTTGCACGCCTGGCAACTTGGCTTTGCTCACCCTGATGGCAGGGCCATGCTGTTCCAGGCCGCTTTACCGAAAGAGTTGCAGGAGATCCTCAGCTACCTTGAGGAAAAATATCACTACGAACCTGCCGCACTTGCGATCGAAGCATGTGCGGGTCCGGTTGAAACGGCTTATTGA
- the pgeF gene encoding peptidoglycan editing factor PgeF has translation MNTVKQGKIHYLQPDWVGQNRLVAGFTTRNGGCSRPPFNSLNLGFNSGDQMSQVEANRAAVARAFDLEPHLLLTVNQVHGTEILVIDESNLEVSHFQRVASDAIITNQRNILIGILVADCFPVILYDQKKQVAAVVHLGWRGTSAGLLGRTVKAMQEIFGCLATDLCAAIGPGIAAHRYEVDRPVRDAFRQGVGQWQRIVKEVTLGHWQLDLQKSVMLQLDEAGISRSVIDTVAECTCCHKETFFSYRRDEGRTGRQMGFALLR, from the coding sequence ATGAATACTGTTAAGCAAGGCAAAATTCACTATCTGCAGCCTGATTGGGTAGGTCAGAACCGCTTGGTCGCAGGCTTTACCACGCGTAACGGCGGCTGTAGCCGGCCCCCTTTTAATTCCCTCAACCTTGGCTTCAATTCCGGTGACCAGATGTCACAGGTAGAAGCAAATCGTGCCGCAGTGGCCAGAGCCTTTGACCTGGAGCCGCATCTTTTGCTGACGGTTAACCAGGTTCACGGCACCGAGATTCTGGTTATTGACGAGTCGAACCTGGAAGTCTCTCATTTCCAGCGCGTCGCAAGCGATGCCATTATTACCAATCAGCGTAATATTCTCATTGGTATTCTTGTGGCTGACTGTTTTCCGGTTATTCTATACGATCAGAAAAAACAGGTAGCCGCGGTGGTTCACCTCGGTTGGCGTGGCACGTCCGCCGGCTTGTTGGGCCGCACCGTAAAGGCCATGCAGGAGATCTTTGGTTGTCTGGCGACGGACCTTTGTGCTGCTATCGGCCCGGGCATTGCGGCCCACAGGTATGAAGTTGATCGTCCTGTGCGTGATGCTTTTCGACAAGGGGTTGGTCAGTGGCAGAGGATCGTCAAGGAAGTTACTCTCGGCCATTGGCAGCTTGATCTGCAGAAAAGCGTTATGTTGCAACTCGATGAAGCAGGAATTAGCCGGTCGGTGATTGATACGGTTGCGGAATGCACCTGCTGTCACAAGGAAACGTTTTTCTCCTACCGGCGTGACGAAGGACGAACCGGCCGTCAAATGGGTTTTGCCTTGTTACGTTAA
- a CDS encoding response regulator, with product MDNPHILIIEDDSSVCELLFACLSKAGYRVSIAQSGEAGLSQIEEDPPEAIVLDLNLPGMNGLDVCRAMRRDPWMSRIPVLMLTGQAEEDDVVAGLEVGADDYMTKPFSPKLLTARVKSLLRRRSSKPIPADGTVSAENSPESLMVKTLGRCELRVGNRSLSWTDEFSPAQRQLMAMLVGSSSGKISQEEVQVSLWPDSTSTRARSSFDSLLSRVRRTLDQTLAPFDSKKYLVVKRSYLCLEHSLIDAHEFRRLIRKANLQISAGEWWPAEITFSSAFSLWRGTFVPGDFGSDAAIIFQDELEQLYLDSSQTFARLLAQNERYEEAAKLLRDALRYEPTNDGVVRLLYSLCLAQDSPGKANQVIKQYSEALVRENFPAHDIEDALLDFPKEKPAQGWLNHS from the coding sequence ATGGATAACCCCCACATCCTTATCATCGAAGATGATTCCAGCGTCTGTGAGCTTCTTTTCGCCTGTCTGAGCAAGGCAGGATATCGTGTCTCCATTGCCCAGAGCGGCGAGGCAGGCCTGTCGCAAATCGAAGAAGATCCTCCTGAAGCTATTGTTCTTGATCTCAACCTGCCCGGTATGAACGGGTTGGATGTGTGTCGCGCAATGCGCCGCGATCCATGGATGAGTAGAATCCCTGTCCTGATGTTAACCGGTCAGGCCGAAGAGGATGATGTTGTCGCTGGCTTGGAAGTCGGCGCCGATGACTACATGACCAAGCCGTTTTCGCCGAAGCTTCTGACTGCGCGGGTTAAGTCCTTGTTGCGTCGTCGCAGTAGCAAGCCAATCCCTGCAGATGGTACGGTCTCCGCTGAAAACTCACCGGAATCTTTGATGGTGAAAACGCTGGGCCGGTGTGAGTTGCGTGTCGGTAACCGGAGTTTGTCATGGACCGACGAATTCAGCCCAGCCCAACGTCAGCTGATGGCCATGTTGGTTGGATCCTCTAGCGGCAAGATCTCTCAGGAAGAGGTTCAGGTCTCGCTTTGGCCGGACAGCACGTCCACGCGAGCTCGTTCGAGCTTCGATTCCCTGCTGTCAAGAGTGCGTCGCACTCTTGATCAGACTTTGGCGCCTTTTGACAGCAAGAAGTATCTGGTCGTCAAACGCAGCTATCTCTGCCTTGAACATTCACTCATAGACGCGCACGAATTTCGCCGCTTGATACGCAAGGCCAACCTGCAAATCTCTGCAGGTGAATGGTGGCCGGCTGAAATCACCTTTTCGTCGGCGTTCAGCCTCTGGAGAGGAACTTTTGTGCCGGGAGATTTCGGCAGTGATGCGGCCATAATTTTTCAGGATGAACTGGAGCAACTCTATCTCGACAGCAGTCAGACTTTTGCTCGTTTGTTGGCACAGAATGAACGCTACGAGGAAGCTGCGAAACTATTGCGAGACGCCTTGCGCTATGAACCGACCAATGATGGCGTTGTTCGACTGCTTTATTCGCTCTGCCTTGCCCAGGACAGCCCGGGGAAGGCCAACCAGGTCATCAAACAATACAGCGAAGCCCTGGTCCGTGAGAATTTCCCGGCCCATGACATAGAGGATGCGCTATTGGATTTTCCCAAGGAGAAGCCTGCCCAGGGTTGGCTGAATCACAGTTAA
- a CDS encoding alpha/beta hydrolase has translation MASAKRTVLFSKFRYRLLLYLVAALVFTMPLRNALEQHFIYFPEPFHMATPARVSLGYEEINFSATDATQLQGWLVPGQAEAPAVLFCMGNAGNISHRLETLQLLHQLGVTVFIFNYRGYGTSKGRASETGTYSDLAGAMNFLNERGWPAERVILFGRSLGAAVSLEGSLHRTPAGLIMESPFTSIEAMGRHHYPLLSSLLGWLIGAKYNNLAKIADLEAPLLLIHGKNDSICPPSMAEELYARAPQEKQLLWIPEAGHNDGFVVGGKRYRDTLKQVIESWTGFTTEPDR, from the coding sequence ATGGCTTCTGCAAAGAGAACTGTCCTCTTCAGCAAATTTCGCTACCGGCTCCTGCTCTACCTGGTAGCTGCCCTGGTTTTTACCATGCCTCTTCGTAACGCTCTCGAACAACACTTTATTTATTTCCCCGAACCTTTTCATATGGCGACTCCGGCGAGAGTTAGCCTTGGCTACGAAGAGATAAACTTCTCGGCCACAGATGCTACTCAACTCCAGGGTTGGCTGGTCCCTGGACAGGCTGAGGCACCCGCTGTGCTCTTCTGCATGGGCAATGCAGGCAACATCTCGCATCGCCTTGAAACCCTGCAGTTACTTCATCAACTCGGCGTCACCGTGTTCATCTTTAATTACCGGGGATATGGCACAAGTAAGGGACGAGCCAGCGAAACAGGAACCTACAGTGACCTTGCCGGCGCCATGAACTTTCTCAACGAGCGCGGCTGGCCTGCTGAGCGCGTCATCCTCTTTGGCCGCTCACTCGGCGCTGCAGTCAGCCTTGAAGGCAGCCTGCACAGAACTCCGGCCGGACTGATCATGGAGTCCCCCTTTACCTCGATAGAGGCGATGGGTCGCCACCACTACCCGTTGCTCAGCAGCTTGCTCGGCTGGCTGATCGGCGCAAAGTACAACAATTTGGCAAAGATTGCAGATCTTGAAGCGCCACTACTGCTCATCCACGGCAAGAACGACAGCATCTGCCCACCCAGCATGGCCGAAGAACTTTACGCAAGGGCGCCGCAAGAGAAACAGCTCCTCTGGATTCCTGAGGCCGGCCACAACGATGGCTTTGTTGTTGGTGGAAAGCGTTACCGGGACACCCTGAAGCAGGTTATTGAAAGTTGGACAGGTTTTACAACGGAACCTGATCGATAA
- a CDS encoding TrkH family potassium uptake protein yields MNITLTLRILGALLLFLAIALLFPVPFSWIYGDGASGAFILSAIISAVCGGILFSQFNSEKDLSVREGFAIVTFGWTFFALFGALPFVFSGAIPSYLNAFFETMSGFTTTGSTILTDIEAMPPSLLLWRSLTQWLGGMGIIVLSLAILPMLGVGGMQLFKAEVPGPTTDRLKPRIQDTAKLLWGVYVLLTCIEILLLMAGGMSFFDGLNHAFTTMATGGFSTRNASVAAYNSAYIDWIITIFMFLAGVNFSLHYLALRGKIGDFIRNEEFLFYSSLVIVGAALITMLNMGSTYPGFLDNLRYSAFQVVSIITTTGFGTADYELWPVLCQYLLVFFMFIGGCAGSTGGGMKVARILLLFKHAQVQVYRLIHPRAVRLVKLGDRPVDKDVMQSILGFFALYLGVFVAASFVMAATGMDLNSAGGSVIATLSNIGPGLGSVGPVDNFAHVPAIGKLVLAFCMLLGRLELFTVLVLVFPSFWRK; encoded by the coding sequence ATGAACATCACCCTGACCCTGCGCATACTCGGTGCCCTGCTGCTTTTTCTGGCCATAGCCCTGCTCTTCCCGGTGCCCTTCTCATGGATTTACGGTGATGGTGCTTCGGGGGCCTTTATCCTGTCCGCAATCATATCGGCGGTCTGCGGCGGGATTCTGTTCAGCCAGTTCAACTCGGAGAAAGACCTTTCTGTGCGCGAAGGGTTTGCCATTGTCACCTTCGGCTGGACTTTTTTTGCGCTTTTCGGTGCCCTGCCTTTTGTCTTTTCCGGAGCCATCCCTTCCTATCTCAACGCTTTTTTCGAGACCATGAGCGGCTTCACAACCACCGGCTCGACCATTCTCACTGACATTGAGGCCATGCCGCCCAGCCTGCTGCTGTGGCGTTCCCTGACTCAATGGCTCGGCGGCATGGGAATCATAGTGCTTTCGCTGGCGATTCTACCCATGCTCGGCGTCGGGGGCATGCAGCTCTTCAAAGCCGAAGTTCCGGGGCCGACCACAGACCGTCTGAAACCACGCATCCAGGATACGGCCAAACTGCTCTGGGGTGTTTACGTCCTTTTGACCTGCATCGAAATCCTGCTGCTGATGGCCGGAGGCATGAGTTTCTTCGACGGTCTCAATCACGCTTTCACCACCATGGCAACCGGCGGTTTCTCCACGCGCAACGCTTCTGTTGCCGCGTACAATAGTGCCTACATCGATTGGATCATCACTATTTTCATGTTCCTGGCCGGGGTCAACTTCTCCCTGCACTACCTTGCCTTGCGTGGCAAGATTGGCGATTTTATTCGCAATGAAGAGTTCCTCTTCTATAGTTCCCTGGTCATTGTCGGCGCGGCCCTGATCACCATGCTCAACATGGGCAGCACCTACCCGGGCTTTCTTGACAACCTGCGCTACAGTGCCTTCCAGGTCGTCTCGATCATCACCACCACCGGCTTCGGTACGGCCGACTATGAGCTCTGGCCGGTGCTCTGTCAGTACCTGTTGGTTTTCTTCATGTTTATCGGTGGCTGCGCAGGGTCCACCGGCGGAGGCATGAAAGTCGCGCGTATCCTGCTGCTCTTCAAACACGCCCAGGTGCAGGTTTACCGCCTGATTCACCCCCGCGCCGTACGCCTGGTCAAGCTCGGCGATCGCCCGGTCGACAAAGACGTCATGCAATCGATTCTCGGCTTCTTTGCGCTCTATCTCGGTGTTTTCGTCGCCGCCTCGTTCGTCATGGCAGCAACCGGCATGGATCTCAATTCGGCGGGGGGCTCGGTCATCGCAACGCTGAGCAATATCGGCCCCGGCCTTGGCAGTGTTGGCCCTGTTGACAACTTTGCCCATGTCCCGGCCATCGGCAAGCTGGTCCTTGCCTTCTGCATGCTCCTGGGAAGACTGGAACTGTTTACCGTGCTGGTTCTGGTCTTCCCGAGCTTCTGGCGAAAATGA
- the trkA gene encoding Trk system potassium transporter TrkA: MNILIVGAGQVGYFLCERLSLEGHEVTLVDRDQEHLNEAQDRLNVLGVLGNGASAETMEQAGIKEADIVMAVTDLDEVNILVCLLAREYGVGKRIARVKSIDYLSRGAVLSKDKLGIDLMINPDDAVADELANLAGRAGTFDVAEFVGGQIQFLGYRITEDSPLCDLTLKELGEIRGIYRFVVVAISRQGQTIIPRGDDTIQVGDSIFIFAHKEELPAIQYMLQIKEEKRRGSRKAFILGGGRIGLRVARNLEARQFNVRLVERDQERCEKLSAELQKTMVIHAEGTDIRALLDEGIADADVVIAATDNDETNILCSLLCKRHGAHRTLCLVNRPEFLDLAPSLGVDACVSPRLSAASAILKFARRGNVISLATIEGSNSEVLEIEIKSTSQVLDTPLKDLNFPRGAIIGAIVHKNSYEIPDGENSIKVGDRVLVFALPEALAKVERFFE, from the coding sequence ATGAACATACTCATCGTTGGAGCCGGCCAGGTCGGCTACTTTCTTTGTGAACGCCTTTCCCTGGAAGGGCACGAGGTGACACTGGTCGACCGTGACCAGGAGCACCTCAATGAGGCCCAGGATCGTCTCAACGTGCTTGGCGTTCTTGGTAACGGCGCCAGCGCCGAGACCATGGAACAGGCCGGCATTAAAGAAGCCGACATCGTTATGGCCGTTACCGACCTCGACGAAGTCAATATTCTGGTCTGCCTGCTGGCCCGTGAGTACGGCGTCGGCAAACGTATCGCCCGTGTCAAGAGTATCGATTACCTGAGCCGGGGAGCCGTGCTCTCCAAGGACAAACTCGGCATCGACCTGATGATCAATCCGGATGATGCCGTGGCCGACGAGCTCGCCAATCTGGCCGGCCGCGCGGGCACCTTTGACGTCGCCGAATTCGTCGGCGGTCAGATTCAGTTTCTCGGCTACCGGATTACCGAAGACAGTCCCCTTTGTGACTTGACCCTGAAAGAGCTGGGCGAGATTCGCGGCATCTACCGCTTCGTGGTCGTCGCCATCTCACGTCAGGGCCAGACGATCATTCCCCGCGGTGACGACACCATCCAGGTCGGTGACAGTATCTTCATCTTCGCCCACAAGGAAGAACTCCCGGCGATTCAATATATGCTGCAAATCAAGGAAGAGAAACGCAGGGGCTCGCGAAAAGCCTTTATCCTTGGTGGGGGTCGCATTGGCCTGCGCGTAGCCCGCAACCTGGAGGCACGACAGTTCAACGTACGCCTTGTGGAACGTGATCAGGAGCGTTGCGAGAAACTCTCGGCAGAGTTGCAGAAGACCATGGTCATTCATGCCGAGGGCACGGACATTCGTGCCTTGCTCGATGAAGGCATCGCCGACGCGGATGTCGTTATCGCAGCTACGGACAATGATGAAACCAACATTCTCTGCTCACTGCTCTGCAAACGTCACGGCGCGCACCGGACCCTTTGCCTGGTCAACCGCCCCGAGTTCCTTGACCTGGCGCCCTCACTCGGTGTTGACGCCTGTGTCTCACCGCGTCTCTCGGCGGCAAGTGCGATTCTCAAATTCGCTCGGCGCGGTAACGTCATCTCTCTCGCGACGATCGAAGGCAGCAACTCCGAGGTGCTTGAAATCGAGATCAAGAGCACGAGTCAGGTTCTCGACACACCGCTCAAAGACCTCAACTTTCCTCGTGGAGCTATCATCGGTGCGATCGTCCATAAAAACAGCTACGAGATCCCCGATGGCGAAAACAGCATCAAAGTCGGCGACCGGGTGCTGGTCTTCGCTCTCCCGGAAGCCCTGGCCAAGGTCGAAAGGTTCTTCGAGTAG
- a CDS encoding HNH endonuclease signature motif containing protein, which translates to MQFFADIPEEQLRRERQKARELRRSQWWRNRIASGLCHYCGGHFAPAELTLDHVVPLVRGGRSSKGNCVAACKDCNTRKRDLLPTEWQEYLDNLV; encoded by the coding sequence ATGCAGTTTTTCGCTGACATTCCTGAAGAGCAGTTGCGCCGTGAGCGCCAGAAGGCCCGTGAACTAAGGCGCTCTCAGTGGTGGCGAAACCGGATTGCCTCGGGGCTCTGCCACTACTGCGGCGGTCATTTTGCTCCTGCCGAGTTGACGCTGGATCATGTTGTCCCTCTGGTGCGTGGTGGGCGCAGCAGCAAAGGCAACTGTGTCGCGGCGTGCAAAGACTGCAATACCCGCAAGCGCGATCTGTTGCCTACCGAATGGCAGGAATATCTGGACAACCTGGTTTAA